One genomic window of Actinoplanes lobatus includes the following:
- the mraY gene encoding phospho-N-acetylmuramoyl-pentapeptide-transferase, with product MRAVIVAAAVAFVISLFGTPVAIRVFTALKAGQPIRSLGLASNEGKTGTPAMGGVVFIVATLFAYVAGHFALTTLPERQIAQEKPTMTALILLGLFVFCGVIGFVDDFLKVRQRNSDGLSAKGKLLGQAIVGGGFGIAALYTASTNGQTVASEHISLIRDISWLNVGKVGSVIVFVFVITAMSNGVNLTDGLDGLATGASTLVLGAYALIGYWQYRHWCADETYARANDYCYQVRDPLEIAMIAAAAAGACLGFLWWNTSPARIFMGDVGSLGLGALIGGLAVATRTTLLSILIGGLFFIITVTWVIQIVSFRTTGRRVFRMVPLHHHFELAGWSEVNIVVRFWTVAGICVAVGLGLFYSDFLAAVG from the coding sequence GTGAGGGCGGTCATCGTCGCGGCGGCGGTCGCGTTCGTCATCTCCCTGTTCGGCACGCCGGTCGCGATCCGGGTCTTCACCGCGCTCAAGGCCGGACAGCCGATCCGCTCCCTCGGGCTCGCTTCGAACGAGGGCAAGACGGGCACCCCTGCGATGGGTGGCGTCGTGTTCATCGTGGCGACCCTCTTCGCGTACGTCGCCGGCCACTTTGCGCTGACCACGCTGCCCGAGCGGCAGATCGCACAGGAGAAGCCGACCATGACGGCCCTCATCCTGTTGGGCCTGTTCGTCTTCTGCGGCGTGATCGGCTTCGTCGACGACTTCCTCAAGGTGCGCCAGCGCAACTCCGACGGCCTGTCCGCCAAGGGCAAACTGCTCGGCCAGGCGATCGTCGGCGGCGGGTTCGGCATCGCCGCCCTCTACACGGCGAGCACCAACGGCCAGACCGTGGCCAGCGAACACATCTCGCTCATCCGGGACATCAGCTGGCTGAACGTCGGCAAGGTCGGCTCGGTGATCGTGTTCGTCTTCGTGATCACGGCGATGTCGAACGGCGTGAACCTCACCGACGGCCTCGACGGCCTGGCCACCGGCGCGTCGACCCTGGTACTCGGCGCGTACGCGCTGATCGGGTACTGGCAATACCGGCACTGGTGCGCCGACGAAACGTACGCCCGCGCAAACGACTACTGCTACCAGGTTCGGGATCCCCTGGAGATCGCCATGATCGCGGCAGCGGCGGCCGGCGCATGCCTGGGTTTCCTGTGGTGGAACACGTCCCCAGCGCGGATCTTCATGGGCGACGTCGGCTCGCTCGGGCTCGGCGCCCTGATCGGCGGGCTCGCGGTAGCGACCCGCACCACGCTGCTGTCGATCCTGATCGGCGGGCTCTTCTTCATCATCACGGTCACCTGGGTGATCCAGATCGTCTCGTTCCGAACCACCGGTAGACGTGTCTTCCGGATGGTGCCGCTGCACCACCACTTCGAGCTGGCCGGGTGGAGCGAGGTCAACATCGTGGTCCGGTTCTGGACCGTGGCCGGCATCTGCGTCGCAGTCGGCTTGGGCCTGTTCTACTCGGACTTCTTGGCGGCTGTCGGATAG
- a CDS encoding CHAT domain-containing protein, with the protein MSALRILIDRYCAQTDAIDPGQRIEQFADRAEYEPQDAWLAWLEAKRAERATRPELASAWVRLAGRCLREHPDPICDLELVTLDAQVHNWLDEPREAIGFADEAWRRWLEFAGAPLTEDVVPSMRLLLDVLSRPHEPPELSDADLYVSWMSDRLAPEFEQSARLAMSLYGDLHAVAEAQAVADAHAAWAERWLPHEEQLAAVLGAMALTLGDVYARCGDASRALTVFGDALDRIGKSPLPGGELTAAQLRFNRANQLARLRRWAEAEAGYAAASGELSRLGEREAVLRVRYAVAHLRHLRGTLDPRLDELAEPAADYEDELRAADSAPDEINARQGLDRVYRLWCRVLADRFEARNARDVQMFLLLIFALKEEEGKIAGLWRRLADHPDATVLSEISVLVDRIRARPGSVLLILEQAADALLIVTFAGGDGPWHERVQVATVDRAGVTPFEDLIRAAEGMASALSDRVLPVVAAADDAFVDVCRRAWTALPERVRADLAAADTVLLNVDFQTDLDLFPVELLHDGVTYLGLRACVVQAPSLRDMNALLGENEVNAAATGSAVIVRADDELPHADEEVVVVEGAVEALGARPRRLASPDRRELLDTLDGGADLLHYVGHGLADKVGEELPLGPGRSVSARDIAALRGAPAPVTVLSACLTGRGRQLRTGEQQGFATTLLRAGAPAVLAAKYLLPDHITQAFWSYLYYFAGESPVERAALQTRQALAAKGHHPAAWSCFVLFGRPGVSIRAPHRQAARTWTSHVFRYLATGTAAAFDQARAALGRDDRLTVAQRDHLDADLVALRDGDGDRFDGDTVDGLDQYAEAMIAAAVVHAFGVLRTGDGRPEQDVHAAMGTLVATEPLLCDTYLLLAGIREIDRRLTTYICQEGRGRLLGAARRLRWLSADEDLEMVRDAIGEMAERVRGSLFFDVGSVAGVDAQTYRDADAGDRQAQKRMLHSLLVRRADPRALLSGDWTRWLLRTIGAGTHQAMADAAGAIDQAGRDLRITPERQRALVTLIEQFSGPGEVDPGTAAAVTAAFDGTAEARVIDLFLRFDTVTSGETEVSPDELREAAGIADELGAAGAAAYFRAVWAQRAATGDGLPFAALGEARTALAAYTSLVATDAAYRKKRAMTALLVAQLAAATGDGDLAAEAVRIGVADVDAGSVSSAVNVLVMQGDVAGARALAEKVGGRQPVGPAPVFPDDPEAISEQGSQRMHDGDLAGAVEWLSEARRRFEASGHPERCCGLLGDLAVVLRRLGNRAAAVRTYQEAIALCGRVGDHANLSRWSQNLALLYVESGARDDARTLLEQGRQAAERSGNSYQVSAALGNLGQFHAEGQEYAEAAGYLDEAIALAGAPQLAAILRRNRAEVTRRWVGALADEGDVTSAERVLASADERVAPTDDDETRQVLAWAWLRLAAAQSEHHRADQAAESAGRAAALFAEAGDQESADLARQAGDEVRSRVRLVAGDAGDPEAVRQRVTAAVTEGDVEAELDARTELALTLLPSGSPEAREALDVALALAGRAGSRRHELNLTVNAAPYLLTGGDAHSALAVARRASQLAGSEPNVFGVVAVLHLAQVFDEGFGEQWKALELYRRACRALATLSATDAGQVVRAEEASLLRGAQLAMLLGDAGEALRMWAVWDPEAAAAATDPGGGQERSWERGDPDESRGVR; encoded by the coding sequence ATGTCCGCGCTGCGGATTCTGATCGACCGTTACTGTGCGCAGACCGATGCCATCGATCCCGGTCAGCGGATCGAGCAGTTCGCCGACCGTGCGGAGTACGAGCCGCAGGACGCGTGGCTGGCCTGGTTGGAGGCGAAGCGGGCGGAGCGGGCCACGCGGCCGGAGCTGGCGTCGGCATGGGTGCGGCTGGCCGGGCGGTGTCTGCGGGAGCATCCGGATCCGATCTGTGACCTGGAGCTGGTGACGCTCGACGCGCAGGTGCACAACTGGCTGGACGAGCCGCGTGAGGCCATCGGGTTCGCTGACGAGGCGTGGCGACGGTGGCTGGAGTTCGCCGGTGCGCCGTTGACGGAGGACGTCGTACCGTCGATGCGGTTGCTTCTGGATGTTCTGTCGCGGCCGCACGAGCCGCCGGAGTTGAGTGACGCCGACCTGTACGTGTCGTGGATGAGTGACCGGCTGGCGCCCGAGTTCGAGCAGAGCGCCCGCCTGGCGATGTCGCTGTACGGGGATCTGCACGCGGTCGCCGAGGCGCAGGCGGTCGCCGACGCGCACGCGGCCTGGGCCGAGCGTTGGCTGCCCCACGAAGAACAGCTGGCGGCGGTGCTGGGCGCGATGGCGTTGACGCTCGGGGACGTGTACGCCCGCTGCGGGGACGCTTCGCGTGCCCTGACCGTGTTCGGTGACGCCCTGGACCGGATCGGGAAGTCGCCGCTACCGGGTGGGGAGCTGACGGCGGCGCAGTTGCGGTTCAACCGGGCCAATCAGCTGGCCCGGTTGCGCCGGTGGGCGGAGGCGGAGGCCGGGTACGCGGCGGCGTCCGGGGAGTTGTCGCGTCTCGGTGAGCGGGAGGCGGTGCTGCGGGTCCGGTATGCGGTGGCGCATCTCCGTCATCTGCGAGGCACGCTGGATCCGCGGTTGGACGAGCTGGCCGAGCCGGCCGCCGACTACGAGGACGAGCTGCGGGCCGCCGACAGCGCGCCGGACGAGATCAACGCGCGGCAGGGGCTGGATCGCGTCTACCGGCTGTGGTGCCGGGTTCTGGCGGACCGCTTCGAGGCTCGGAACGCGCGTGACGTACAGATGTTTCTGCTTCTGATCTTTGCTTTGAAGGAGGAGGAAGGCAAGATCGCCGGGCTGTGGCGGCGGCTGGCCGATCATCCGGACGCGACGGTGCTGTCGGAGATCAGTGTGCTGGTGGACCGGATCCGGGCCCGGCCGGGGAGCGTGCTGCTGATTCTGGAGCAGGCGGCCGACGCATTGCTGATCGTCACGTTCGCGGGCGGTGACGGGCCATGGCATGAGCGGGTGCAGGTCGCGACGGTGGACCGGGCCGGGGTCACCCCGTTCGAGGATCTCATCCGGGCGGCGGAGGGCATGGCGAGTGCGCTCTCCGATCGGGTGCTGCCGGTGGTCGCCGCGGCGGACGACGCGTTCGTGGATGTCTGCCGGCGGGCGTGGACGGCGCTGCCCGAGCGGGTGCGGGCGGATCTCGCGGCGGCTGACACGGTGTTGCTCAACGTCGACTTCCAGACCGATTTGGATCTGTTCCCGGTGGAGTTGCTGCACGACGGCGTCACCTATCTGGGGTTGCGGGCGTGTGTGGTGCAGGCGCCGTCGCTGCGGGACATGAACGCCCTGCTCGGGGAGAACGAGGTGAACGCGGCGGCGACCGGATCGGCGGTGATCGTGCGCGCGGACGACGAGTTGCCGCACGCCGACGAGGAGGTCGTGGTGGTCGAGGGCGCCGTGGAGGCGCTCGGGGCGCGGCCGCGGCGGCTGGCCTCACCGGATCGGCGGGAGCTGCTGGACACTCTCGATGGTGGCGCTGACCTGCTGCATTACGTGGGGCACGGGCTCGCGGACAAGGTCGGTGAGGAGTTGCCGCTCGGGCCGGGCCGGTCGGTCAGCGCCCGCGACATCGCGGCGTTGCGCGGGGCGCCCGCACCGGTGACCGTGTTGAGCGCCTGCCTGACCGGGCGGGGGCGGCAGTTGCGGACCGGTGAACAGCAGGGTTTCGCCACCACGCTGCTGCGGGCCGGGGCGCCGGCGGTGCTGGCGGCCAAGTATCTGCTGCCAGATCACATCACCCAGGCGTTCTGGTCGTATCTGTACTACTTCGCCGGGGAGTCGCCGGTGGAGCGGGCCGCCCTGCAGACCCGTCAGGCTCTGGCAGCGAAAGGTCACCATCCGGCGGCGTGGTCATGCTTCGTGCTGTTCGGGCGGCCCGGCGTGTCGATCCGGGCGCCGCACCGGCAGGCGGCGCGAACCTGGACGTCGCACGTGTTCCGATATCTGGCGACCGGCACGGCGGCCGCGTTCGATCAGGCACGGGCGGCGCTGGGTCGCGACGACCGATTGACCGTCGCCCAGCGTGACCACCTCGACGCCGACCTGGTGGCGTTGCGTGACGGTGACGGGGACCGGTTCGACGGTGACACGGTGGACGGCCTCGACCAGTACGCGGAGGCGATGATCGCGGCGGCGGTGGTGCACGCGTTCGGGGTGCTGCGGACCGGTGACGGCCGCCCGGAGCAGGACGTGCACGCGGCGATGGGGACGCTGGTCGCCACCGAGCCACTGCTGTGCGACACGTATCTGCTGCTCGCGGGCATCCGGGAGATCGACCGGCGGCTGACGACCTACATCTGTCAGGAGGGCCGGGGCAGGCTTCTCGGTGCGGCGCGGCGTCTGCGGTGGCTGAGCGCCGACGAAGACCTCGAGATGGTACGGGACGCGATCGGTGAGATGGCCGAACGCGTTCGTGGGTCGCTCTTCTTCGACGTCGGCTCGGTGGCCGGCGTGGACGCGCAGACGTACCGCGACGCGGACGCCGGCGACCGGCAGGCGCAGAAACGCATGCTGCACAGCCTGCTGGTGCGGCGGGCCGATCCGCGGGCGCTACTCAGCGGGGACTGGACACGGTGGCTGCTGCGGACCATCGGCGCGGGCACTCATCAGGCGATGGCGGACGCGGCCGGCGCCATCGACCAGGCCGGCCGGGACCTCCGGATCACCCCGGAGCGGCAGCGGGCGCTGGTCACGCTGATCGAGCAGTTCAGCGGGCCGGGCGAGGTCGACCCGGGCACCGCGGCCGCCGTGACCGCCGCGTTCGACGGCACCGCGGAGGCCCGGGTCATCGACCTGTTCCTGCGGTTCGACACGGTGACCAGCGGCGAGACCGAGGTCAGCCCGGACGAGCTGCGGGAGGCCGCCGGCATCGCCGACGAGCTGGGCGCGGCCGGTGCCGCCGCCTACTTCCGCGCGGTATGGGCGCAGCGGGCCGCGACCGGTGACGGCCTGCCGTTCGCCGCCCTCGGTGAGGCCCGTACGGCGCTGGCGGCCTACACGTCGCTGGTCGCCACCGACGCCGCCTACCGCAAGAAGCGGGCGATGACCGCGCTGCTGGTCGCCCAACTGGCCGCGGCGACCGGGGACGGTGACCTCGCCGCCGAGGCCGTCCGCATCGGGGTCGCCGACGTCGACGCGGGTTCGGTCTCCTCCGCCGTCAACGTACTGGTCATGCAGGGTGACGTCGCCGGGGCGCGGGCCCTGGCGGAGAAGGTCGGCGGCCGGCAGCCGGTAGGCCCGGCGCCGGTCTTCCCCGACGACCCGGAGGCGATCAGCGAGCAGGGTTCGCAACGGATGCACGACGGCGACCTGGCGGGAGCCGTGGAGTGGCTGAGCGAGGCCCGCCGCCGTTTCGAGGCGTCCGGCCACCCGGAACGGTGCTGTGGGCTGCTCGGTGATCTCGCGGTGGTGCTGCGCCGGCTCGGGAACCGGGCGGCGGCGGTGCGCACGTATCAGGAGGCGATCGCGTTATGCGGTCGTGTCGGTGACCACGCCAACCTCAGCCGGTGGTCGCAGAACCTCGCTCTTCTGTACGTCGAGAGCGGCGCCCGCGACGACGCCCGCACCCTGCTGGAGCAGGGCCGGCAGGCCGCCGAACGCAGCGGGAACAGCTATCAGGTGTCGGCGGCGCTGGGCAATCTCGGTCAGTTCCACGCCGAGGGGCAGGAGTATGCGGAGGCGGCCGGATACCTCGACGAGGCGATCGCGCTCGCCGGCGCCCCGCAGCTGGCCGCGATCTTGCGGCGTAACCGTGCGGAAGTGACCCGCCGGTGGGTGGGGGCGCTGGCCGACGAAGGTGATGTCACGAGCGCCGAGCGGGTCCTGGCGTCGGCCGACGAGCGGGTGGCGCCGACCGACGATGACGAGACGCGACAGGTGCTGGCGTGGGCGTGGCTGCGGCTGGCCGCCGCGCAGAGCGAACACCATCGGGCGGATCAGGCAGCCGAGTCGGCGGGGCGGGCGGCGGCGCTGTTCGCCGAGGCCGGTGATCAGGAGTCGGCGGATCTGGCCCGGCAGGCGGGCGATGAGGTGCGGTCGCGGGTGCGTCTGGTGGCCGGGGACGCCGGCGATCCGGAAGCGGTACGGCAGCGTGTCACGGCCGCGGTCACCGAGGGTGATGTGGAGGCGGAGCTTGATGCCCGTACCGAGCTTGCTTTGACGTTGTTGCCCTCCGGGTCGCCGGAGGCGCGGGAGGCGCTGGATGTCGCGCTCGCTCTGGCGGGCCGGGCGGGCAGCCGCCGGCACGAGTTGAACCTGACCGTGAACGCCGCGCCGTATCTGCTCACCGGCGGGGACGCCCACAGTGCTCTCGCGGTGGCCCGGCGGGCGTCGCAGCTCGCCGGTTCGGAGCCGAACGTGTTCGGGGTCGTCGCTGTTCTGCATCTGGCGCAAGTGTTCGACGAGGGGTTCGGGGAGCAGTGGAAGGCGCTCGAGCTGTATCGGCGCGCCTGCCGGGCGCTGGCGACCCTGTCGGCGACCGATGCCGGGCAGGTGGTGCGGGCGGAGGAGGCTTCGCTGTTGCGCGGGGCGCAGTTGGCGATGCTGCTCGGTGATGCCGGGGAGGCGTTGCGGATGTGGGCGGTGTGGGATCCGGAGGCCGCCGCGGCCGCCACCGATCCCGGAGGCGGCCAGGAACGCTCGTGGGAACGCGGCGACCCGGATGAATCGCGGGGAGTTCGCTGA
- a CDS encoding DUF2690 domain-containing protein, which yields MIRSRLLRSVLIVLFVAGAGLFATPGASYAAPYDGQSPETSGCANTATTPRSASIYVGSVKVGVVQLRYSTACRTVWGRTIAYYSSKGLTQVYRNSDDAYQSCYPFTWVASLGGYSCYTPMLNDAGVTSYATGWAWTSGNTNVGSASTGSYLL from the coding sequence ATGATCCGATCACGACTGCTGCGCTCCGTTCTCATCGTCCTGTTCGTTGCCGGAGCCGGACTCTTTGCAACTCCCGGCGCGTCGTACGCCGCGCCGTATGACGGGCAGAGTCCAGAGACATCCGGCTGCGCCAACACCGCCACCACGCCCCGCTCGGCGTCCATCTATGTGGGCAGCGTGAAGGTAGGGGTCGTCCAACTGCGATACAGCACAGCCTGCCGCACCGTATGGGGGCGGACCATCGCCTACTACTCCTCCAAGGGGCTCACCCAGGTCTACCGCAACAGCGACGACGCCTACCAGAGCTGCTATCCGTTCACATGGGTTGCCAGCCTCGGCGGCTACTCCTGCTACACGCCGATGCTCAACGACGCGGGCGTGACGTCATACGCGACGGGCTGGGCGTGGACCTCGGGCAACACCAACGTGGGATCGGCCAGCACCGGCAGCTACCTGCTATAG
- a CDS encoding tetratricopeptide repeat protein produces MAPRAGVTAERASANADQTSLEGILLDRYGRPVNDAGMPQTDLIDDLDQRRSRWEAGDPGGVLSAEALAVAERLWHEARECDPAHLVDAAVAILALHWCRAHQETAGRPHDIAVVISLGMVLGRFDADRVPAEMHMMLGGVHDDRTLTALRGIDDPADLAYAAHLGRALAGSMPDDDARLGGILECLVIMLEARFAAEPADGALQDLIHATRRLRDRAVGPSYLSNTVDVAGWLRLRYERTGATEALEESVQLLREVAAQAQDDPSAYANLCYLLGLRFQENGDVTDLDEAVASGRQALAMAGDQGPQVSVLLGNLCQALRQRYQRQGDLADLHEAVALGRRGAEKAQDDGMRAMVLNGLGLALRARHRRLHAFQDIDDAVATGRGAVAAAGERHPDRGSYLSNLALALRVRFDLSHQLVDLDEAIVAASHAVEALPPGHHNAKRTLNNLSLCHRARFDATGRIEDLEQAVAIARRLLDSTSRDHPQWAEHANNLGLALESRFAAGGVLDDLNQAVDSFREAVEVTPSGALDAGGRLNNLARTLQKRFRLDGDVADLRAAMTAWEAIVGQRLSQTGIRLLAAVSLAEVTARTTGLPAAVAAYRTAVELLATVPWLGLARADQERQLAGGPTRVAVDAARAPAPVARPGRRVNCWSRVVPCCGPSSCTSGPISADYPRTWPAGSNAAGTRSAPPPPARQTQRRNRDEHGCARERSGICPARPARRQGGSHQGRPRAARQREVALTTRLIIPGCNRAPRSRTSSSSASSVPISSRVRIAALATTMSRAP; encoded by the coding sequence GTGGCCCCCAGGGCCGGGGTTACGGCCGAACGGGCATCGGCCAACGCTGATCAAACGTCCCTCGAGGGGATTTTACTGGACCGGTACGGGCGACCGGTGAACGATGCTGGGATGCCGCAGACCGACCTGATCGACGACCTCGACCAGCGGCGATCCCGGTGGGAGGCCGGCGATCCCGGCGGTGTGCTGAGCGCGGAGGCCCTCGCGGTCGCCGAACGGCTCTGGCACGAAGCCCGGGAATGCGATCCGGCCCACCTGGTGGACGCCGCTGTCGCGATTCTGGCCCTTCACTGGTGCCGGGCCCATCAGGAGACGGCCGGCCGGCCGCACGACATCGCCGTGGTGATCAGTCTGGGGATGGTGCTGGGCCGGTTCGATGCCGACCGCGTCCCGGCCGAGATGCACATGATGCTCGGCGGTGTGCACGACGATCGGACGCTGACGGCGCTCCGCGGCATCGACGATCCGGCGGATCTGGCGTATGCCGCCCATCTGGGCCGGGCACTCGCCGGAAGCATGCCGGACGACGATGCCCGGCTCGGAGGAATCCTCGAATGCCTCGTCATCATGCTCGAAGCGCGATTCGCGGCCGAGCCCGCCGACGGCGCCCTTCAGGACCTGATCCACGCGACACGGCGACTGCGTGATCGAGCGGTGGGGCCCAGCTATCTGAGCAACACCGTTGATGTGGCGGGGTGGCTACGCCTTCGATACGAGCGGACCGGCGCGACGGAGGCTCTGGAGGAATCCGTCCAACTGCTCCGCGAGGTGGCGGCTCAAGCGCAAGACGACCCGTCCGCGTACGCGAATCTCTGTTACCTGCTCGGCCTCCGTTTTCAGGAGAACGGAGACGTGACGGATCTCGACGAGGCGGTGGCCAGCGGCCGCCAGGCCCTCGCCATGGCCGGTGACCAGGGCCCACAGGTGTCCGTCCTGCTCGGTAACCTCTGCCAGGCTCTTCGTCAGCGGTATCAGCGCCAGGGAGACCTCGCGGACCTGCACGAGGCGGTCGCCCTGGGGCGGCGCGGCGCCGAGAAGGCCCAGGACGACGGTATGCGTGCCATGGTGCTGAACGGCCTCGGGCTGGCGCTGCGCGCCCGGCATCGCCGCCTGCACGCCTTCCAGGACATCGACGACGCCGTCGCCACCGGGCGCGGCGCCGTCGCGGCCGCCGGCGAACGACACCCCGACCGGGGGTCGTACCTGTCGAATCTCGCCCTGGCCCTGCGTGTCCGGTTCGATCTCAGCCATCAGCTCGTGGACCTGGACGAGGCGATCGTGGCGGCCTCCCACGCGGTCGAGGCGCTGCCGCCCGGACATCACAACGCGAAGCGCACCCTCAACAACCTGAGTCTCTGTCACCGGGCCCGGTTCGACGCCACCGGCCGGATCGAAGACCTCGAACAGGCGGTGGCCATCGCCCGCCGACTGCTCGATTCCACCTCCCGTGACCACCCACAGTGGGCGGAGCATGCGAACAATCTGGGATTGGCGCTGGAGTCCCGGTTCGCCGCCGGCGGCGTCCTCGACGACCTGAACCAGGCCGTCGACTCCTTCCGGGAGGCCGTCGAGGTGACACCGTCCGGCGCCCTCGACGCCGGCGGACGTTTGAACAATCTGGCCCGTACGCTGCAGAAACGTTTCCGGCTGGACGGCGATGTCGCCGACCTTCGAGCGGCGATGACCGCGTGGGAGGCGATCGTCGGCCAGCGGCTGTCGCAGACCGGCATCCGGCTTCTGGCAGCCGTCTCACTTGCGGAAGTCACGGCCAGGACGACCGGCCTGCCCGCCGCGGTCGCCGCCTACCGGACGGCGGTCGAGCTGCTGGCGACCGTTCCGTGGCTGGGACTCGCCCGCGCCGACCAGGAAAGGCAACTGGCCGGCGGCCCGACCCGGGTCGCGGTCGACGCCGCGCGAGCGCCGGCGCCGGTGGCGCGCCCGGGACGGCGTGTGAACTGCTGGAGTCGGGTCGTGCCGTGTTGTGGACCCAGCTCCTGCACCAGCGGACCGATCTCGGCGGACTACCCGAGGACCTGGCCGGCAGGCTCGAACGCTGCCGGGACGCGATCCGCACCACCTCCTCCGGCACGTCAGACCCAGCGGAGGAATCGCGATGAACACGGTTGTGCCCGAGAGCGCTCCGGCATATGTCCTGCTCGGCCGGCTCGTCGGCAGGGTGGCTCGCATCAGGGGCGACCGAGAGCCGCCCGGCAGCGAGAAGTGGCCCTGACCACGCGACTGATCATCCCCGGCTGCAACCGCGCACCCCGGAGCCGCACCAGCTCGTCGAGCGCTTCCTCCGTACCGATCAGTTCCAGGGTGAGGATCGCGGCGTTGGCCACGACCATGTCACGCGCGCCCTGA
- a CDS encoding alpha/beta fold hydrolase, with product MGPFAPQKVDSSPSNRFRIPPWLAVVSGVIGSVIGIATNLYSAEFRAALEGSGALSPTVISVLITAVVAGATTAGVYRLSLQRRQQPGITPGVITIQPAAREFADAGLDEKVVSRSLHYLEAKRDSQDLVVFLHGLGLDANDFRAYMAESRYHCIALTFYGFNDFEKDDDHYAPISLSSHIALLGYALDKLHRKYPKKRMTLVGFSFGADMILLLDEFTRKTTKVFKTIPIHKTVLLDPNITTRTTTISSRIAKVDQAEPNKLLELLSSASRLDEFRYLCEYLYKILDKDFAQVQRHARDVVEKWDVDTPTLFLDRLGRLIRQTRGVHVILSYTFEDLFSAVNEGADARGLDASSLDCSQVDHFELIGAAFLKERLEGLL from the coding sequence GTGGGCCCGTTCGCGCCACAGAAGGTCGACAGTTCACCATCCAACCGCTTCCGCATCCCGCCGTGGCTCGCAGTCGTCTCCGGCGTGATCGGGAGCGTTATCGGTATTGCCACGAACCTGTACTCTGCGGAGTTCCGCGCGGCCCTGGAAGGCTCCGGCGCTCTCAGTCCGACCGTGATATCAGTGCTGATCACCGCGGTCGTCGCCGGTGCGACTACGGCCGGAGTGTACCGACTTTCGCTTCAGCGCCGGCAACAGCCGGGTATCACACCCGGAGTGATCACCATCCAGCCGGCAGCCCGTGAATTCGCCGACGCCGGTCTGGACGAGAAAGTGGTGTCACGCAGCCTCCACTATCTGGAGGCCAAGCGAGACTCTCAGGATCTCGTGGTCTTCCTGCACGGTCTCGGGCTCGATGCGAACGACTTCCGGGCATACATGGCGGAGAGCCGGTATCACTGCATCGCGCTGACCTTCTACGGCTTCAACGACTTCGAGAAGGACGACGACCACTACGCCCCGATCTCACTTTCCTCACATATCGCGCTGCTCGGTTACGCCCTCGACAAGCTGCACCGGAAGTACCCGAAGAAGCGCATGACGCTCGTCGGGTTCTCGTTCGGTGCTGACATGATCCTGTTGCTGGACGAATTCACTAGGAAAACGACGAAGGTCTTCAAAACCATACCCATCCACAAGACGGTGCTCCTTGACCCGAACATCACCACCCGGACGACCACGATCTCGTCGCGGATAGCGAAGGTCGATCAAGCCGAGCCCAACAAACTGCTGGAGCTTCTGAGCTCGGCGTCCAGGCTCGACGAGTTCCGCTATCTCTGCGAATACCTGTACAAGATCTTGGACAAGGACTTTGCTCAGGTGCAGCGTCATGCCCGCGATGTGGTCGAGAAGTGGGACGTGGACACTCCGACGCTGTTCCTGGACCGGCTCGGGCGATTGATCAGGCAGACCCGTGGTGTGCACGTCATCCTGTCGTACACCTTCGAGGACCTGTTTTCCGCTGTGAACGAGGGCGCCGACGCGCGAGGGCTGGATGCGAGCAGTCTGGACTGCTCGCAGGTCGATCACTTCGAGCTGATCGGAGCAGCGTTTCTCAAGGAGCGCCTGGAAGGCCTGCTCTGA